In Grus americana isolate bGruAme1 chromosome 4, bGruAme1.mat, whole genome shotgun sequence, one genomic interval encodes:
- the LOC129205810 gene encoding basic proline-rich protein-like: protein MVSREPLPGPAPAGEGGQEKAMTVRSVLLNRDSPDIESRLKRRRNRTQQVRFKDLVEGGVGRAASPPPGPAAAPGPNTPRASPPPRDAPEPAALCASRRSWPRAQPGSLTLPMPRKACMSTAIQTSPSLQKPFPASQPRSKSVCDVAGDAVLPAPAGSARCPGGAVPPGASWAVPPRAPGGPPVRDRAAALAPHAAAGRPPPPRDPCPPYPGTAGCPAARCTSPVRTCAPEPCPLPPACARLRGNTGGGRGAAPRPASMPCGQPRPPAEPWGLGRSDSERSLPHGRPPPQPSPHRRQTVPATDTHGLRQPAQGNPPRDPPPPQHQLCGTTWGGPCCTSPVPVPPAPGWHGSAAAAPEKTPAALGRPDPRSICSQLHAAEPGHGQAGPEGPGQPLPPAPRGPSVGTQPAGWASEVPRHGQPCLTAEQSETLRHVQDLLQLVVAAKGPVGPPVGDEDTRTSQGEGPRGPGEQGDLQSQLQSLEGVLETSQQTIRVLLDVIQDLEKKEAQRDGRHSYRTGQDIANCGTCRDCACIIYSVEHDFRQQEGRFQRVLSHIEGDATPSSPVAVAGAVLPPRQEPSPATKLPAKLDAKKSRRKCFWFL, encoded by the exons ATGGTCAGCCGGGagcccctgcccggcccggcccccgccggcGAGGGCGGCCAGGAGAAAGCCATGACGGTGCGCTCGGTGCTGCTCAACCGCGACTCGCCCGACATCGAGAGCCGCCTCAAGCGCCGGCGCAACCGCACGCAGCAGGTCCGCTTCAAGGACCTGGTGGAGGGCGGCGTGGGGCGGGCggccagcccccccccggggcccgccgccgcccccggccccaaCACCCCACGTGCCTCGCCGCCCCCCAGGGACGCCCCTGAGCCGGCGGCTCTCTGTGCCTCACGGCGGAGCTGGCCCCGGGCCCAGCCGGGCTCGCTGACGCTGCCCATGCCCAGGAAGGCGTGCATGAGCACGGCCATCCAGACCTCCCCCAGCCTCCAGAAGCCCTTCCCGGCCTCCCAGCCCCGCAGCAAGAGCGTCTGCGACGTGGCCGGGGACGCGGTGCTGCCCGCCCCCGCGGGAAGCGCCCGGTGCCCGGGGGGGGCCGTGCCCCCCGGTGCCAGCTGGGCTGTGCCCCCGCGGGCGCCCGGCGGCCCCCCCGTGCGTGACCGAGCCGCAGCCCTCGCCCCGCACGCCGCGGCGGGCCGCCCGCCACCGCCCAGGGATCCCTGTCCCCCTTATCCGGGCACGGCCGGGTGCCCCGCTGCCCGCTGCACCTCCCCGGTGCGGACCTGCGCCCCCGagccctgcccgctgcccccTGCCTGCGCCCGGCTCCGCGGGAACACCGGGGGCGGCCGTGGGGCCGCCCCACGCCCAGCCTCCATGCCCTGCGGTCAGCCCCGGCCGCCCGCCGAGCCGTGGGGGCTTGGCCGGAGCGACTCGGAACGGAGCCTGCCCCACGGGCGCCCGCCACCGCAGCCCTCGCCGCACCGCCGGCAGACCGTCCCCGCCACGGACACCCACGGCCTCCGCCAGCCAGCTCAGGGCAACCCCCCGCGGGACCCCCCGCCaccccagcaccagctctgcGGCACGACCTGGGGGGGCCCCTGCTGCACCTCGCCAGTCCCCGTTCCACCAGCGCCGGGCTGGCACGGCTCTGCCGCTGCGGCACCAGAGAAGACACCAGCTGCGCTTGGCCGTCCGGACCCCCGCAGCATCTGCAGCCAGCTACATGCCGCCGAGCCTGGGCACGGCCAGGCAGGACCAGAGGGCCCTGGGCAgccgctgcccccagccccacggggccCCAGTGTGGGGACGCAGCCAGCCGGGTGGGCATCGGAGGTCCCCCGGCATGGGCAGCCCTGCCTCACCGCCGAGCAGTCAGAGACACTGCGCCACGTCCAGGACCTTCTGCAGCTGGTGGTGGCAGCCAAGGGGCCGGTGGGACCACCAGTGGGGGACGAGGACACCCGGACATCTCAGGGAGAGGGCCCTCGGGGGCCCGGGGAGCAGGGGGACCTGCAGTCCCAGCTGCAGTCCCTGGAAGGGGTGCTGGAGACCAGCCAACAAACCATCCGGGTGCTGCTGGACGTCATCCAGGACCTGGAGAAGAAGGAGGCCCAGCGGGACGG GCGACACTCGTACCGGACAGGGCAAGACATCGCCAACTGCGGGACCTGCCGGGACTGTGCCTGCATCATCTACAG TGTGGAGCACGATTTCCGGCAGCAGGAGGGCCGCTTCCAGCGGGTGCTGAGCCATATCGAGGGTGACGCCACGCCGAGCTCCCCCGTGGCGGTGGCAGGGGCTGTCCTGCCACCCAGGCAAGAGCCATCGCCAGCGACGAAGCTGCCTGCAAAGCTGGACGCGAAGAAATCCAGGCGCAAATGCTTCTGGTTCCTGTGA